In Marasmius oreades isolate 03SP1 chromosome 3, whole genome shotgun sequence, a single window of DNA contains:
- a CDS encoding uncharacterized protein (CAZy:AA3), producing MGTCPPFYILLILGLLSSPARGTIFDNAHGIPAGKKYDFIVIGSGAGGAVIANRLTENPATSVLVIEAGVSDKDQLNITVPFYTTRLSPNTPFDWNFTTVPQTHLNNRVLTYNRGFALGGSTTINSMAYTRGTIDDWDRLAKLSGDQGWSWDSIFPKYVFKNEILTPPADGHDVMENLDPAFHGTVGITGTSPPGFPTSIDDKVLVTTQELNGEFPFNHEPNSGKHLGVGWQIVTARGGERSSSSTSYLGPKFVVRPNLDIVLNTRVTRILPENGGNGDLTIRTVEYAQTADGQRQTLKASKEVILAGGVIGTPHILLHSGIGPAQTLSKLGIASLVDNPSVGGNFTDHPGISQAWFVNSTDTWELAVRDPKVAAAQLVEWEKSRTGPLTRPVQSQLGWLRLPENAKIFQQFEDPSAGPNSAHFEILFANGLSDFPTPPKGNFMSILTAVVAPLSRGFVHINSVNPFDKPVVDTNFMESEFDLFTMRESLLAARRFLKASVWKGYILEPFQHSNSETEEELNEYIRNNARPFWHGVGTASMTPEDASYGVVNPDLKLKGVKGVRVVDGSVFPLVPTAHTQAPIYILAERAADIIKKEWDL from the exons ATGGGGACCTGTCCACCATTCTATATTCTCCTTATTCTGGGGTTACTTTCCTCTCCTGCCCGTGGAACCATTTTCGATAACGCTCATGGCATACCCGCAGGAAAGAAGTATGACTTCATTGTCATTGGCA GCGGGGCTGGAGGCGCTGTAATCGCTAACCGTCTAACGGAAAATCCTGCAACCTCAGTCCTGGTCATTGAGGCTGGTGTCTC AGATAAAGATCAATTGAATATCACCGTTCCTTTCTATACCACTCGTCTCTCTCCTAACACTCCATTTGACTGGAACTTCAC AACTGTACCTCAAACTCATCTGAACAATCGCGTCCTCACGTATAACCGAGGATTTGCTCTCGGTGGGAGCACAACCATCA ATTCTATGGCATACACGCGTGGAACCATCGACGATTGGGATAGGCTTGCTAAACTTAGTGGCGATCAAGGATGGTCTTGGGATAGCATCTTCCCCAAGTATGTATTCAAG AACGAAATTTTGACTCCTCCTGCA GACGGCCACGACGTTATGGAGAATCTTGACCCTGCCTTCCACGGTACAGTGGGTATCACTGGCACTAGTCCTCCTGGCTTCCCGACTTCCATTGACGACAAGGTTTTGGTGACTACCCAAGAGCTCAATGGGGAGTTTCCCTTTAACCACGAGCCGAACAGTGGGAAGCACCTTGGAGTTG GCTGGCAAATTGTCACCGCTCGTGGTGGCGAGCGCAGTAGCTCGTCAACTTCGTATCTCGGACCCAAATTCGTCGTTAGACCTAACCTTGATATAGTCTTAAATACGCGTGTCACAAGGATTCTCCCTGAAAATGGAGGCAACGGCGACTTGACGATTCGGACTGTGGAGTATGCACAGACGGCTGATG GCCAAAGACAAACCCTGAAGGCCTCGAAAGAGGTTATCCTTGCTGGTGGAGTAATCGGAACCCCGCACATCCTCCTGCACTCTGGTATCGGTCCTGCCCAAACGCTCTCCAAACTCGGTATCGCCTCATTAGTCGACAATCCATCCGTCGGGGGGAACTTCACTGACCATCCTGGGATCAGTCAAGCTTGGTTTGTCAACAGCACCGATACATGGGAGCTTGCGGTCAGGGATCCCAAAGTCGCTGCTGCTCAATTAGTAGAATGGGAGAAATCAAGAACGGGACCGCTCACCCGACCTGTACAAAGCCAGTTGGGGTGGTTGAGGTTGCCTGAGAACGCGAAGATATTCCAACAATTTGAGGATCCTAGCGCTGGCCCAAATAGTGCACACTTCGAGATTCTGTTTGCG AATGGTCTTTCTGACTTTCCGACACCACCAAAGGGCAACTTCATGTCGATTCTTACTGCTGTGGTGGCTCCCTTGTCTC GTGGTTTCGTGCACATCAATTCAGTCAACCCTTTCGACAAGCCTGTCGTCGACACCAACTTTATGGAGTCCGAGTTTGATCTTTTTACAATGCGCGAGAGCCTTCTCGCTGCCCGCCGATTCCTGAAAGCATCTGTATGGAAAGGCTACATACTTGAACCATTCCAGCACAGTAACTCGGAGACGGAGGAGGAGTTGAACGAGTACATTCGTAACAATGCACGACCCTTCTGGCATGGTGTAGGAACGGCTTCTATGACCCCCGAAGACGCCTCGTACGGTGTCGTAAATCCAGATCTGAAGCTCAAGGGCGTGAAAGGTGTCAGAGTCGTCGATGGATCTGTTTTC CCACTCGTCCCAACGGCGCATACCCAGGCTCCGATATACATCCTGGCAGAGAGGGCGGCCGACATAATTAAGAAGGAGTGGGATTTGTGA